Proteins from a genomic interval of Medicago truncatula cultivar Jemalong A17 chromosome 3, MtrunA17r5.0-ANR, whole genome shotgun sequence:
- the LOC11422514 gene encoding uncharacterized protein — protein sequence MASNWRRTLGNARSFVNNSMGGLRGGSNLASWVVAGTLAYYLWIKPDQDLKREQQAKAAIASHDDPFRYVETRKPVPDPQVTGLIYGNNNNKDKSFTADD from the exons ATGGCGAGTAACTGGAGAAGAACACTTGGCAACGCAAGGTCGTTCGTGAACAATTCGATGGGTGGTCTGAGAGGAGGAAGCAACCTCGCTTCATGGGTTGTTGCCGGAACCCTAGCTTATTATCTTTGGATCAAACCTGATCAAGATCTCAAACGCGAACAACAAGCTAAAGCTGCTATTGCTTCCCATGATGATCCTTTTCGCTATGTTGAAACTCGAAAACCTGTTCCTGATCCTCAA gtTACTGGTTTGATATatggaaacaacaacaacaaagacaaatCATTTACGGCAGATGATTAG
- the LOC11420431 gene encoding AT-rich interactive domain-containing protein 5: MEGHEMDLVHSQNQNAADQEMLDATADDTKVNSTLTPQLEHQQPKPKVKNVTEVNNNNNNNAGEMAAYDEAGTPMEREAFMKELEHFYRSRSLEFKPPKFYQVPLNCLKLWRAVIRLGGYEVVTASKLWRSVGESFHPPKTCTTVSWTFRIFYEKALLEYEKHKREIGELQLPVGSLHQPSSVEKETAVYQAPGSGRARRDAAARAMQGWHAQRLMGYGEVPESAVKDKNFSPTPKREKNLKNIGVINKQRTPSGMDDRAANIEGDRQLVTAVVDIGPPADWVKINVRETKDCFEVYALVPGLLREEVRVQSDPVGRLVITGMPENADNPWGITPFKKVVNLPARIDPLQTSAVVSLHGRLFVRVPFEQGAV, from the exons ATGGAAGGTCATGAAATGGATCTCGTTCATTCACAAAACCAGAATGCTGCTGATCAAGAAATGCTTGATGCTACTGCTGATGACACAAAAGTCAATTCTACCCTCACTCCTCAACTTGAACATCAACAACCAAAACCTAAAGTTAAGAACGTTACAGAAgtcaataacaataataataacaatgctGGCGAG ATGGCTGCTTATGATGAAGCCGGTACGCCTATGGAGCGAGAAGCCTTTATGAAAGAGCTCGAGCATTTCTACAGATCGAGGTCCTTGGAATTTAAGCCTCCTAAGTTTTATCAAGTGCCGTTGAATTGCCTCAA GTTATGGAGAGCTGTTATCAGACTAGGTGGCTATGAAGTG GTAACTGCATCGAAGTTGTGGCGTTCAGTAGGAGAGTCTTTCCACCCTCCTAA GACTTGCACTACAGTCTCATGGACGTTTAGAATCTTTTATGAGAAG GCACTTTTAGAGTATGAAAAGCATAAGAGAGAGATTGGGGAGCTACAGCTCCCTGTCGGATCACTCCATCAACCTTCGAGTGTGGAAAAAGAG ACCGCTGTTTATCAGGCTCCAGGCTCAGGTAGGGCGCGGAGGGATGCGGCAGCACGTGCAATGCAAGGTTGGCATGCTCAGCGCCTTATGGGATACGGCGAGGTTCCTGAGTCAGCTGTTAAG GACAAGAACTTCAGTCCCACACCAAAACGTGAAAAGAACCTAAAAAATATCG GTGTGATCAACAAACAGAGAACACCGTCTGGTATGGATGACAGAGCTGCAAATATAGAAGGAGACAGGCA ATTGGTCACAGCAGTGGTGGACATTGGACCCCCAGCTGATTGGGTGAAGATCAATGTGCGGGAAACG AAGGATTGTTTTGAAGTGTATGCTCTAGTTCCTGGGCTCCTTCGTGAAGAG GTACGGGTCCAATCCGATCCAGTTGGACGACTTGTTATAACTGGTATGCCAGAAAATGCTGACAATCCATGGGGTATTACCCCCTTCAAAAAG gttGTGAACTTACCTGCGAGAATTGATCCGCTCCAGACATCTGCTGTTGTTAGTTTGCATGGTCGACTATTTGTACGCGTTCCTTTCGAGCAGGGAGCTGTGTGA